A single genomic interval of Armigeres subalbatus isolate Guangzhou_Male chromosome 1, GZ_Asu_2, whole genome shotgun sequence harbors:
- the LOC134217557 gene encoding uncharacterized protein LOC134217557, which translates to MEEHVVDMVEQVVREFQKSEQNSVRLINQEPERLGDKSFVQICNACEGVGIAGLPDTLQPLMVRLLGTDVQDAEDGEALPEVMEERGLILKEIVSEVLDRIDEFSSLEQYIWLVKFSCGLCLLKNLPIGMSFEINKVIRSVAGLDTEGYEFCPVTVHTISKSLFEDISLEGMNLVHVVKKLTVLNQKLFYYVSIALIFAGIHHYIHPGEPISMYRLFGFDDVLSQLGQIRPENFKLKKDIREFFLILKLLSCYQNAVILRHSLCSWQDLQEQHEAFAEFFRFSAEQKKTFVQWLMMARNIVANLNAQHGMQDLGLKEDLMMVSELIEFDMIALMEDDTDEEVH; encoded by the exons ATGGAAGAACATGTAGTGGACATGGTCGAGCAGGTTGTGCGCGAATTCCAGAAGAGTGAGCAAAACAGTGTCCGATTGATCAACCAAGAACCGGAACGTCTGGGCGATAAAAGTTTTGTGCAGATTTGTAATGCCTGCGAGGGTGTAGGAATTGCGGGACTCCCGGACACATTGCAACCGTTGATGGTACGACTTTTGGGTACCGATGTTCAAGATGCCGAAGACGGTGAGGCACTTCCCGAGGTGATGGAGGAAAGAGGATTGATTTTAAAGGAG aTTGTATCGGAAGTGCTCGATCGAATCGATGAATTTAGTTCGCTGGAGCAGTACATTTGGCTGGTCAAATTCTCCTGCGGGTTATgtcttttgaagaatttgcctaTTGGGATGAGCTTCGAGATCAACAAAGTAATAAGGTCGGTGGCAGGTTTGGATACGGAGGGATATGAATTCTGCCCAGTAACG GTGCACACAATTTCCAAAAGTCTCTTCGAAGACATTTCGCTGGAAGGCATGAATCTTGTCCATGTGGTCAAAAAGCTAACAGTCCTAAATCAGAAGCTGTTCTATTACGTTTCAATCGCTTTAATATTCGCCGGAATCCACCATTACATTCATCCCGGCGAACCGATTTCCATGTACCGGCTGTTCGGTTTCGATGATGTGCTCTCTCAACTCGGTCAGATCCGCCCGGAGAACTTCAAGCTTAAGAAGGATATTCGGGAGTTTTTCCTGATTTTGAAACTGCTTTCCTGTTATCAGAATGCGGTGATTTTGCGGCACAGCCTCTGCAGCTGGCAGGATCTCCAGGAGCAGCACGAGGCCTTTGCGGAGTTCTTTCGCTTCTCCGCGGAGCAGAAGAAAACGTTCGTTCAGTGGTTGATGATGGCACggaatattgtggccaatttGAACGCGCAACATGGGATGCAGGACCTGGGACTGAAAGAGGACTTGATGATG GTGAGTGAATTGATAGAATTCGATATGATAGCTCTTATGGAAGATGATACTGACGAAGAAGTacactaa